The region TGTCCCCAGATATAATGAATTTGATGATTTGAAAACATTATTAAACTGATAAGCTGCCGAAAACTCACCGCCCATTAGCTTAGCATCGGTATTTTTTAAGGTGAAATCAACATCAGGTTCTTCTGCGGGTGCTTCGTTAATAAAATCATCAAGTATATTGTAAAACAAAGCCAAATCGTACTTTAACTTTTGTTTTAGGATTTTTCCACGTATCCCAATATCAAAATTCCAGCTATATTCTGGCTGTAAGGCGGGATTCCCGACTTTTATACCTTTACAACTAATAATACGGGTAAACAACTCTTCCGTAGTTGGCATGCGAAAAGCTCTGCCTGCATTAAAAGAGATGTGTGTTGTTTTGTTTGGCGAATAAACAAAGCCGGCATTTCCGCTAAATGCTTCCCTTTTTTCATTCCGTCCATTCATTGTATCTTTTTCTCCTTCAACTACTGTTGCAGCATCAAACCGAATACCTGAAACAAATTGCCATTTCTCTCCAATTTGCCATTCATCGTTAATAAAAGCTCCGATATTTTGCTGACCTGCATTTTTTGAACCGGCGATACTACCATGCGTGTCATTGTAATAGTCAAATATTTCCGAAGGATTGTCCAAACGAAACAAATATCCGTCAATTCCGGTAGTAAGTTTATTTTTTTCAGATACGTTTAAGATGGTGTAAAAGCGACCTCCACCATAACTGTTTTTGTAATGAACCAAATCAAGTGTTGATAAGTTACCACTTACAGTACTGTATTTGTACTGGTAATAGTCGCGCCAACCATTGTCATAGTAGAGGTTAAGATTTACCGATTCAACAATGCCTTTTGGTGTATAGCTGTAAGCAAAATCGGTGTGAAAATTTTCTTCCTCATTGCGTACTTTGGTAAAGCGTTTTGTCGGACCATTAAAACCACGTGGTTTGCCCCAATCGCCGTAATGATAATTGGCATTGATGATGATTTTGTGTTTATCCGAAAATTTGTAGCCTGTATTTAAAGAAATATCACGGTCTTCCACATTGCTGTTTTCCGCTATTTCGCCATTTCCATAAATCATCTCGCCTGTTTTCCGGTATTTACCGTTGAGCGAAATCCCGAACTTTTCCCGTTTATGGCAAACTTTAACCAATTCTAAAAATTCGTTGTTGTTACTGCCATATCCCGAACTTAGTTGAACACTGTTTTTGTTATCGCCAAAAGGCTCTGCGCTGACCAAATTAATAATTCCCGAGATTGCCCCGCTACCATAAATAACAGAGCCGGGACCTTTTATTATTTCAATTTTGCGGCTATCGTAAATATTCATATCCTGACCGAAATATCCGCCCGGAAATGTGCCAATGCGCCTGTTCCCATCTTTCATAATAATCAGGCGGTTTGAGTTTAAGCCTCGTAAAATAATGGGCGAATGGTATTCCCAAACCTGCGTAAATCCAGGTGTTTTGTTTAAAACATCGGTTATGTTGGAATTCATGTTGTCCACAATTTCCCTGTGCGAAATTAAATCGGCAGGTTTTGTAAGTTTATCTATAGGCTGTTCATACAAACCAGCAGAAATAACCACATCTGAGAGTTGAAATTCTTTGGGCGATAAATAAATGGTTACATTACCGGAAAACAAACTGTCATTGACTACAATTTCTTTTTTATGATAATTGATATGGCTTACGATAATGACAGTTTGTTTTTCCTTTGCAATTATTATTTTGAACCTTCCTGCTGCATCGGTTGTTGTGCCGGCTGCTGCGTTTTTTATGGAAATATTGGCAAATTCTATCGGAATTTGGCTTTTTTCTTCATATACTATTCCTTTAATTTCAACATTTTGCTGTGAATAAATAAATACGGGGGAAACTGCGAGAAAAAAAGCCATAACCCATTTAACAAGCTGATAATATTTCATTTTTACATTTTTCAAAATTTTTATATTTTTTCAGGTATCTTGAATACTGTTGTTCACGACTGTAACCAAGCATAATGCCCAGAATAAAATCTTGCTCAGGTGTTAGTTCGTTCAGGGATTTCAGATGAAAAGACTTCACAATTTCAACACATTCCTGATTTCCAAAAAAGACATTAATTTTAGTTTCACTAACATCAGAAATCCAAAAAACAACCTCTCTCTTTTTAAGAAAGAAAACTGCTTTTTCTTTTTCTGAACTATTCATTGTATGCAGCACCATGTTACGAATGCCTTTTTTGTATTCGTAAACATGATGTTTTAATACCTGCATATCGGCTGATTGAAAATCGTTGCAGTTAAATATATTCGCTGATTGTCTCATTATTTAAATTCAGCTTTTAACTGTTCCACCCACTTGTCAATGCGATCATTTGTTAGGTTGCTTTCATTATCCTCATCAAGAGGTAACCCGACAAATTTTCCGTCAATTTCGGCTGTTGATGCTTCATAATCGTATCCGGTTGTTTCAACAAATCCTGCTATTTTACAACCTTTGTTTTCAATTGCTTTGTAAATTGTACCAATTCCGTCAACAAAGCTGTCGGCATACGAAGCACCATCACCTAACCCAAAAATAGCACAGACCTTTCCGCTTAAATCTGTATTTTCGAGTTCGGAAATATAATTGTCCCAATCATCCTGCAAATCGCCAATACCCCAGGTTGATGCACCAAAAATCAAATTATCATAGTTTTTTAACTCTTCCACAGGGTTATCTGCAACATCAAAAACATCTGCATTTAATAATTTTGCTATCTGTTTCGCCACACTTTCTGTATTTCCGGTTGACGAGCCGTAAAAAATTGCTGTTTTATTCATGATTATTAATTTAAGTTAATATTTTCTGTTAATAAATGTTCGAGTTTCAGTTCTTGCTTTTGGGGTTTCAATGAAAGCAGTTGTTTTAATTCTAAGAACTCACTGGCATTTAGTGCCAGAAAGTTGCCGTTTAACCCGCAATGCAACAACAGTTTCCTGCGGTTCTGAGCATTTCTGTTTTTTGCCAGGTAAAACCGGTAGTCGATTGAATGCACATACTCTTTAAATGACTCAAGTTCATTAAAAGAGAGATTTAAAAGCAAGTTGCCAAATTCTAAATGAACTATTTTCTGACAAGGACAGGCAAATATCTGTCCGTTAGGCGTTGAGCTTATTAATTTCATTTCTATTTTCTCTATTTATCTTTATTTAACTTTTCCACCCAATCAGCCATTGTAGTTTTGAAATCAAAAGTGCATTTGCTGTGACAAGTACACATTAATTCCACATCCTTTAACTGAGCTATTTTTCGAATGGATTGCTTGTCCTGTTCATGGTCCATATTCCATATTTTGTAAAACGCTGTTGCTTTTTCATCTTTCAGCAGCAACAAGTCACCGGCAAAAAGATATTTACCGTCCACCAGATACGCCTGATGTCCGCAGGTATGCCCCGGAGTGTGAATGGCTTTTACTTTAATGTCGCCCACTACAATCACATCGTTATCATCCAGTAAATGGTATTCCTTTTCTATTTCAATTGGGGTGTAAAACAGAAACCTGCGGCGTTGCCGTTTTCTAATCAGATTTTCTTCTATGCGTCCCATGTAAATATGTACACCCGGCTTTAACCAATTGCTTTTACTGTCTTTATCAACTGCTCCGGCGTGATCCATATCGGTGTGGGTCAGGAAGACGTGCGAAATTGATTTTGGATCAATCCCTATTTTTCTAAAATCATCTTTAACGTAATTGTTGTTGATATAACCCACGTCGAAACAAATGTAATTTTTTCCATTAGTGTAAACGAAGAAGTTAGTGTCGTTGCGGTCACAAATTGCAAATATGTTGTCATGTACTTTCCCCGTCGGTAAAGGGTAAAACAATTTACCGGGTATTGCCTTTGACACATAGTTGCCCCAGATATTGATAAAATTTAATCTCATTAAACCGCCTCCATTTGCCGTTTAAACATTTTTGAAAATACACCTCCCTGCTTTTTCAATTCGTCAGGCTTTCCGGTTTCAATAACTTCTCCGTTTTCCAAAACCACAATCTTATCAGCATTAGCAACTGTACGCATACGATGGGCAATAATCAGCACTGTTTTATCATTTATCAGTTCTGAAATACCTGCCTGAATTTTCGTTTCATTTTCCACGTCGAGAGAAGCCGTGGCTTCATCGAGCAAAACAATTGGGGCATCTTTCAATAATGCACGGGCAATTGAAATCCGCTGTCGTTCACCACCTGAAAGCGTTTGACCATTCTCACCAATAATGGTATTGTAACCATCGTGCATTTTATTGAAAAATTCATTGCACTCTGCGAGTTTAGCCACCTTTAAAATTTCTTCGTCGCTTGCCTCGCGTTTGCCAATACGGATATTGTCTTTAATGCTGGAATTAAACAATACTACGTCCTGAAAAACAACGGAATAGTTTTTCAATAAAGTTTCAGGGTCGATTTGACTGATATCGTGCCCGCCAAGTGTGATTTTCCCTTTCTGAATATCCCAAAAACGGGCTGCCAATTTTGCCGCAGTGCTTTTACCTCCTCCGGAGGGACCAACCAATGCGGTAACTTCGCCCTGTTTTGCAGTGAAAGAAACACCTTGCATCACTTTTTTCCCACTTTCGTATGAAAACTCAACATTTTTAAATTCAATATCGTAGTTTTCCGGCGTAAATTCGGTTTTGCCGTTTTGGATAGGCATCGCATTCATTTCATTCATCCGGTTGATGCGGATATCCAGATAAAAAAGGGCTGCCAAATTATTAAACACCTCGTTAATAGGCTCGTAAATTCGTGAAGCAACCACCAGAAATATCAAATAGGAAAATAGAGAAAGCGTTGCCGGTTGCGCTGAAAGCATCATGGCTCCGACAATAATTACACTTGCCAAACCCAGTTTTAATATGCTGTGGGCAGAGTTCACGAAAACACCGACCAATAATTCACCCCGAATAAGGTATTTTTCATTTGTATTCAGCTTATTATTAAGTTCTTCCAAATAAGAATTCTCCAAATTGTAGGCTTTTATTTCCTGTATGGTATCCAATCCTTCCTGAATTTTTTCGGTTACATCGCGCTTGATTTGATAAATTGTTTGATGGTCTTTACGTTGTATCTTTTTAGATAAGAATAATATTCCGGCAGCTACCGGCACTACCCAAAACAAAGCAAGCGACAATTGCCAGTTATATAAAAATAAGCCAATGGCAATGATAACAATGCTTATAACCGAAGCAAAAAGTTGCGGAACTGCGTGAGAAAATGTGTGTTCCAGTTCGGTATTGTCGTTCATGATGGTAGAAGTGAGGTCGGACAGGTTTTTCTCTCCGAAAAAGGCAAGAGGCAGTTTTCGCAATTTTTCAGCTAGAGATATACGTCGGTTGGAACTTTCGGTGTAAATTTTTGTATAGGTGTTACGGTATTGTAACATGGCAATAATAAACATTATCATCATAAAGGCTAAACCTAAGGTAATATAATACCAAACTCCGTGTTCGATATGCTTACCTGTATCGATGAGCGGCATTAAATAGTCTTCCAGAAACAGGAAGATAAAGACTGCCGGCAGCATTAAGGCGATATTTAGAAGCACGGAAAAAACCACCCCAAGCCCAAAATCCTTTGCACCTTGTTCAGATAAGGCAAATCGCTTTTTCAGATAATTAAACATGACCTGCCTCCTTTCCTTTTATCGTCCATTGCACCGATTTTTGATATTCGTTCCACATGGCAGTATATATTCCTTGTTTCTCAATTAACTGATTGTGAGTTCCCTGCTCTGCAATTTTACCTTTGTCAATTACTAAAATCTTGTCAAGGTTTTTTACACTTGTTAAGCGGTGGGCAATCATTAGGGCTGTTTTCCCTTCCATAAGTATTTTTAGTGCCTTTTGTATCAGATGTTCATTTTCAGGGTCGGCAAAAGCAGTGGCTTCATCAAGTACTACAATTGGTGCGTTTTTCAGTATAGCACGGGCCAAAGCAATCCTTTGTTGCTCTCCGCCTGAAAGATAGGTGCCTTCTGTACCGATTTTTGTATTTAATCCATCAGGTAGTTTCTTCAATATTTCACTACACTGAGCTGCTTCAACTGCTTTTTCTACTTCGATGATGGTTGCATTGGGTTTGCCATAGCGGATATTTTCCAACAAACTTGTTTTAAAGAGCTTTGTATTTTGAAAAACAAAGGCAACATTGTTCATCAGGTTTTCGGGGTCAATGTCTTTTACATTGATACCGCCTATTGAAACTATGCCTTCCTGTGCATCCCAAAAACGGGGCACAAGCCGGGCAATGGTAGTTTTTCCGCTGCCTGAAGCCCCTACCAATGCGTATGTTTTTCCTTCGGGAATTTCAAAACTGATATTGTCAATGGCTTTTTGTTCTGCACCGGGGTATGTAAATGAAACATTATCGAAGCGAATATTGTAAGACGAAATTATTTTTGGGTTTTGGCTAACTTGCAAGGGGTTGGTTTGCGTTAACTCATCAATCCGGTCAAGGGCTTCTTTGGTTTGCCCCATTGCCTGGTTTAAATACATGCTGCGCATAATGCTCTGAGAAAACACCGGCGTAAGCAGAATATAGAAAAACAAGTTCAATAAAATGTTGGTATAATCGGTTGTGTTATTCATAAGCAAAATAGCCACCGGCACAAGAAAAAAGGCAAACGAGTTAATAATAACAATGTATGCCGACATGGGTTTTTCCCACATTTTGGTGTAAGCTACAACCATGTCTTTGTAATTTGTGATGCTTTTGTGAAAGTTTTTGAATGAGAAAATTGTTTGCTGGAACACTTTTACAATAGGGATACCGCGGACGTATTCGACCGCTTCGTTATTCATATCTTCCAGCGAATTCATGTATTGTTTCATAAAATAGTTACCCCGTTTTCCCATCATGGAACTCATAATCACCATAGAAAAAAGAATCGGGACCAAACATGAGAGACCCAAACGCCAGTCAAAAGCAAAAATCAGCACCAAAGTTGTTAAGGGCATCAGGATAGTACCGGCTAAATCGGGCAGTTGGTGTGCCACAAAACTGTGGGTGGTGCTTGCATTGTCATCGATGATTTTCCTGATTTTTCCGGAAGTGTACTTATCGAAAAAGCCCAACGGCATTTTTGCAATTTTCTGCATGGCAAAACGCCGCATATTTATTTCAACCCTGAATGCCCCAAGGTGCGATGCGCTTAAAGCAAAAAAATAGAGTATCACACCTCCGATAGCCGTTCCGGCAGCCCACCAGGCATATTGATTGACAAGATTTTGTGAAAAAGCTGCATCGCTTTTTAAAAACTCACGCACTATCAGCCATATAAAGATAAAGGGCAACATTCCGGCAATGGCACTAATTGCTGAAAGGGTAATTGAGACCGGAAGCATTATTTTTCTTCCGGCCATGTAGTGTTGGATTTTCGAAATAAAAGCCATATTTGTAGCTGTTGATTATTCCACAAAATCCCATTCTATAGCAATATAACCTGTTGAAGTAGGAGCCGGGTCAGCCGGAAAATCTGTAACGATGAACTTGACAATTCGTCCTTCGGGTGTTTCAATTATCCAAATAGGTTCATCATCAGCAATATCATTGTTTGCTGCTTCTTTCCATTTTTGTCCTATAACCAGTTTATTATATTCCTGCAAAAGTTGTTCCATTAAAGGACTTCCTGTAGAGCCTGTCTGCACTGATGAAATATCAAAAGATACATCATCGGATTGTAAAGTGTAGTTTTGAATATTTGAGCTATTCAGATTTGTGAAATCCGTAAATCCTTTGCAGGTTGTATCAACGGCAGAATAATTTACAGCTTGTGCTGTTGCAGATAATTGAATATAGGGGGCGCCGCCTAAGCTTCCGTTCGGTTTTTCGCCTTTGATCGTGCGAATTTTTAAATCATAGACAAAATCATCAACTGTAAGGGAATCCAAATTGTTGGCACCACCTTTTTCGCCGTTGTATTCAAAATCGAAGCCTACACCACCGGGATTTCTTCCGGCGCAAATCAAATAAGGTGATTCCAGACTAACAAACTGACTTTCGTTTGGCGTTGGGTTATCATCTTCATCCTTTTCGCATGAAGTAAAGAAAACTGCCCCAATAGTAAAGGCAGCAATTACCAATATTGAAATTTTTAACTGTTTCATATTTCCTCCTTTATTTAGATTAAATTAAAATGCAAAACAAGAAGAAAATTGAAAAAGCTACAATCGCTAAAACTAATGAAATTTGTATTGTTTTATCACTA is a window of Salinivirga cyanobacteriivorans DNA encoding:
- a CDS encoding flavodoxin, which produces MNKTAIFYGSSTGNTESVAKQIAKLLNADVFDVADNPVEELKNYDNLIFGASTWGIGDLQDDWDNYISELENTDLSGKVCAIFGLGDGASYADSFVDGIGTIYKAIENKGCKIAGFVETTGYDYEASTAEIDGKFVGLPLDEDNESNLTNDRIDKWVEQLKAEFK
- a CDS encoding ABC transporter ATP-binding protein; its protein translation is MFNYLKKRFALSEQGAKDFGLGVVFSVLLNIALMLPAVFIFLFLEDYLMPLIDTGKHIEHGVWYYITLGLAFMMIMFIIAMLQYRNTYTKIYTESSNRRISLAEKLRKLPLAFFGEKNLSDLTSTIMNDNTELEHTFSHAVPQLFASVISIVIIAIGLFLYNWQLSLALFWVVPVAAGILFLSKKIQRKDHQTIYQIKRDVTEKIQEGLDTIQEIKAYNLENSYLEELNNKLNTNEKYLIRGELLVGVFVNSAHSILKLGLASVIIVGAMMLSAQPATLSLFSYLIFLVVASRIYEPINEVFNNLAALFYLDIRINRMNEMNAMPIQNGKTEFTPENYDIEFKNVEFSYESGKKVMQGVSFTAKQGEVTALVGPSGGGKSTAAKLAARFWDIQKGKITLGGHDISQIDPETLLKNYSVVFQDVVLFNSSIKDNIRIGKREASDEEILKVAKLAECNEFFNKMHDGYNTIIGENGQTLSGGERQRISIARALLKDAPIVLLDEATASLDVENETKIQAGISELINDKTVLIIAHRMRTVANADKIVVLENGEVIETGKPDELKKQGGVFSKMFKRQMEAV
- a CDS encoding DUF6686 family protein; translated protein: MKLISSTPNGQIFACPCQKIVHLEFGNLLLNLSFNELESFKEYVHSIDYRFYLAKNRNAQNRRKLLLHCGLNGNFLALNASEFLELKQLLSLKPQKQELKLEHLLTENINLN
- a CDS encoding MBL fold metallo-hydrolase; protein product: MRLNFINIWGNYVSKAIPGKLFYPLPTGKVHDNIFAICDRNDTNFFVYTNGKNYICFDVGYINNNYVKDDFRKIGIDPKSISHVFLTHTDMDHAGAVDKDSKSNWLKPGVHIYMGRIEENLIRKRQRRRFLFYTPIEIEKEYHLLDDNDVIVVGDIKVKAIHTPGHTCGHQAYLVDGKYLFAGDLLLLKDEKATAFYKIWNMDHEQDKQSIRKIAQLKDVELMCTCHSKCTFDFKTTMADWVEKLNKDK
- a CDS encoding DUF2023 family protein, translating into MRQSANIFNCNDFQSADMQVLKHHVYEYKKGIRNMVLHTMNSSEKEKAVFFLKKREVVFWISDVSETKINVFFGNQECVEIVKSFHLKSLNELTPEQDFILGIMLGYSREQQYSRYLKKYKNFEKCKNEILSAC
- a CDS encoding TonB-dependent receptor, translated to MKYYQLVKWVMAFFLAVSPVFIYSQQNVEIKGIVYEEKSQIPIEFANISIKNAAAGTTTDAAGRFKIIIAKEKQTVIIVSHINYHKKEIVVNDSLFSGNVTIYLSPKEFQLSDVVISAGLYEQPIDKLTKPADLISHREIVDNMNSNITDVLNKTPGFTQVWEYHSPIILRGLNSNRLIIMKDGNRRIGTFPGGYFGQDMNIYDSRKIEIIKGPGSVIYGSGAISGIINLVSAEPFGDNKNSVQLSSGYGSNNNEFLELVKVCHKREKFGISLNGKYRKTGEMIYGNGEIAENSNVEDRDISLNTGYKFSDKHKIIINANYHYGDWGKPRGFNGPTKRFTKVRNEEENFHTDFAYSYTPKGIVESVNLNLYYDNGWRDYYQYKYSTVSGNLSTLDLVHYKNSYGGGRFYTILNVSEKNKLTTGIDGYLFRLDNPSEIFDYYNDTHGSIAGSKNAGQQNIGAFINDEWQIGEKWQFVSGIRFDAATVVEGEKDTMNGRNEKREAFSGNAGFVYSPNKTTHISFNAGRAFRMPTTEELFTRIISCKGIKVGNPALQPEYSWNFDIGIRGKILKQKLKYDLALFYNILDDFINEAPAEEPDVDFTLKNTDAKLMGGEFSAAYQFNNVFKSSNSLYLGTGAAYVYGVDLAEGENAPLFGIPPFKMNTEIDYRGLINKTWVTGYSIKFDAEYASAQNRVAEIPEGTDGGPWGYVPSDPNTVFNFALGLNSNALPGYPKLRFMVKNIFNTDYQPFGSYIPAMGRNFKILLSFHF
- a CDS encoding ABC transporter ATP-binding protein, whose translation is MAFISKIQHYMAGRKIMLPVSITLSAISAIAGMLPFIFIWLIVREFLKSDAAFSQNLVNQYAWWAAGTAIGGVILYFFALSASHLGAFRVEINMRRFAMQKIAKMPLGFFDKYTSGKIRKIIDDNASTTHSFVAHQLPDLAGTILMPLTTLVLIFAFDWRLGLSCLVPILFSMVIMSSMMGKRGNYFMKQYMNSLEDMNNEAVEYVRGIPIVKVFQQTIFSFKNFHKSITNYKDMVVAYTKMWEKPMSAYIVIINSFAFFLVPVAILLMNNTTDYTNILLNLFFYILLTPVFSQSIMRSMYLNQAMGQTKEALDRIDELTQTNPLQVSQNPKIISSYNIRFDNVSFTYPGAEQKAIDNISFEIPEGKTYALVGASGSGKTTIARLVPRFWDAQEGIVSIGGINVKDIDPENLMNNVAFVFQNTKLFKTSLLENIRYGKPNATIIEVEKAVEAAQCSEILKKLPDGLNTKIGTEGTYLSGGEQQRIALARAILKNAPIVVLDEATAFADPENEHLIQKALKILMEGKTALMIAHRLTSVKNLDKILVIDKGKIAEQGTHNQLIEKQGIYTAMWNEYQKSVQWTIKGKEAGHV